From a single Bacillus pseudomycoides DSM 12442 genomic region:
- a CDS encoding YutD family protein — protein MSINNVQYEVIKDYRNGFREEAFKERYAEILNKYDYIVGDWGYDQLRLRGFFDDSNQRATYDTKISTLSEYLYEYCNFGCAHFVLRKVKK, from the coding sequence ATGAGCATTAATAATGTTCAATACGAAGTAATTAAAGACTATCGTAACGGTTTTCGTGAAGAAGCATTTAAAGAGCGCTATGCAGAAATTTTAAATAAATATGATTATATCGTTGGTGACTGGGGCTACGATCAACTCAGATTGCGCGGTTTTTTTGATGATAGTAACCAACGTGCGACATATGATACGAAAATTAGTACATTATCGGAGTACTTATACGAGTACTGTAATTTTGGTTGTGCACACTTTGTATTACGAAAAGTGAAGAAGTAA
- a CDS encoding GNAT family N-acetyltransferase: protein MLKITKGTLNLLDKLDDMYEQCKTDLLQKQIYQWDDSYPTRETISYHLENNELYCLCKDDSIVGAVILNEWQSPEYTLIDWSKTEGRFLIVHSFVIHPVAQGKGYSKELLSFWENEAQQKNYIGIRLDAFTGNPVSLRLYETNNYICRGAVYFSSKPKPYNWYNCYEKILD from the coding sequence ATGCTAAAAATAACAAAAGGTACACTTAACCTATTAGATAAGTTAGATGATATGTATGAGCAGTGTAAAACGGACCTACTCCAAAAACAAATTTACCAATGGGATGACTCTTATCCGACGCGAGAAACAATTTCCTACCACTTAGAAAATAATGAACTCTATTGTCTATGTAAAGATGATTCAATCGTTGGTGCCGTCATTTTGAATGAATGGCAGTCCCCAGAGTATACGCTTATTGACTGGTCAAAAACGGAAGGACGTTTTCTCATTGTCCACTCTTTTGTCATCCATCCAGTCGCACAAGGAAAAGGATATAGTAAAGAACTATTATCCTTTTGGGAAAATGAAGCACAGCAAAAGAACTATATCGGGATACGCTTAGATGCTTTCACAGGTAATCCTGTTTCCTTACGTTTATACGAAACAAATAATTATATATGCCGGGGCGCCGTTTATTTTTCAAGTAAACCAAAGCCCTATAATTGGTATAACTGCTATGAAAAAATACTTGATTAA